One part of the Mariniblastus fucicola genome encodes these proteins:
- a CDS encoding PEGA domain-containing protein: MRTEPEGAFVSVDDYPIGYSPVATGYTYGGTREIQIEKDGYETVKVKQNLSDPWYLRPPLSFVTENFSPVEIRHQPVVDIQLEPKKRVNGEVLLQRANTLRSNVQRGTVTAPVRN; encoded by the coding sequence GTGCGTACGGAACCCGAAGGGGCGTTTGTGTCCGTCGATGACTATCCGATTGGGTACTCTCCAGTTGCAACCGGTTACACTTACGGCGGGACTCGTGAAATCCAGATCGAAAAAGACGGCTATGAGACCGTGAAGGTGAAACAGAACCTTTCGGATCCTTGGTATCTGAGACCGCCATTGAGTTTCGTGACAGAAAATTTTTCTCCTGTCGAAATTCGCCACCAACCGGTGGTGGACATTCAGCTTGAGCCGAAAAAACGAGTCAACGGCGAGGTGTTGCTGCAACGAGCCAACACGTTACGAAGCAACGTGCAGCGTGGAACCGTGACAGCGCCGGTAAGAAACTAG
- a CDS encoding glycosyltransferase family 2 protein codes for MSQQSSFLTVLPVFNEVATVDEVLDLVVKYADDVLVVDDGSTDGTSDLLAKRQDVKLLPHGVNKGYGAALITGFQFAADNGYEFVVTIDCDGQHEPQRIRDFVARIESSDADIVSGSRYLEEFGADTSAPAERQKINQIITKTIGDCMDIELTDAFCGFKAYRVESLKKLELTETGYAMPLELWVQAACQELKVVEVAVPRIYLDENRSFGEELDNADSRLEYYRSVINAALKRLPGGCDKLREQRVG; via the coding sequence ATGTCGCAGCAATCCAGTTTCCTCACGGTGCTTCCGGTTTTCAACGAAGTTGCGACAGTTGACGAAGTCCTCGATCTGGTCGTCAAGTACGCCGATGACGTGCTGGTCGTTGACGACGGATCGACCGATGGGACATCGGATTTGCTCGCCAAGCGGCAAGATGTCAAGCTGCTGCCTCACGGTGTCAACAAAGGTTATGGCGCGGCACTAATCACCGGTTTTCAGTTTGCGGCAGACAACGGTTACGAGTTCGTGGTCACGATCGATTGCGATGGCCAGCACGAACCGCAGCGGATCCGGGACTTCGTAGCGCGGATCGAAAGCTCAGACGCCGACATTGTTTCCGGCAGCCGATACCTTGAAGAATTCGGTGCCGATACTTCCGCGCCGGCTGAACGACAGAAGATCAATCAGATCATCACCAAGACGATTGGTGATTGTATGGACATCGAGCTGACCGATGCTTTCTGTGGATTCAAAGCCTATCGCGTCGAGTCGCTAAAGAAATTGGAGCTGACTGAAACGGGATACGCGATGCCTCTGGAGCTTTGGGTGCAAGCGGCGTGTCAGGAACTGAAAGTCGTCGAGGTTGCCGTGCCCAGAATTTACCTCGATGAGAATCGTTCGTTCGGCGAAGAGCTGGACAACGCCGACTCTCGTCTTGAGTACTACCGCAGCGTCATTAACGCCGCGCTCAAACGGTTGCCCGGCGGTTGCGACAAGCTCAGGGAACAACGCGTTGGCTAG